A window from Macaca fascicularis isolate 582-1 chromosome 20, T2T-MFA8v1.1 encodes these proteins:
- the LOC101867369 gene encoding metallothionein-1E: MDPNCSCATGGSCTCAGSCKCKECKCTSCKKSCCSCCPVGCAKCAQGCVCKGASEKCSCCA, encoded by the exons ATGGACCCCAACTGCTCCTGCGCCACTG GTGGTTCCTGCACGTGCGCCGGCTCCTGCAAGTGCAAAGAGTGCAAATGCACCTCCTGCAAGAAGA gctgctgctcctgctgccccgTGGGCTGTGCCAAGTGTGCCCAGGGCTGTGTCTGCAAAGGGGCGTCGGAGAAGTGCAGCTGCTGTGCCTGA
- the LOC102137984 gene encoding metallothionein-1F, which yields MDPNCSCTAGVSCTCAGSCKCKECKCTSCKKSCCSCCPVGCAKCAQGCVCKGASEKCSCCA from the exons ATGGACCCCAACTGCTCCTGCACCGCTG GTGTCTCCTGCACGTGCGCCGGCTCCTGCAAGTGCAAAGAGTGCAAATGCACCTCCTGCAAGAAGA gctgctgctcctgctgccccgTGGGCTGTGCCAAGTGTGCCCAGGGCTGTGTCTGCAAAGGGGCGTCGGAGAAGTGCAGCTGCTGTGCCTGA